TTACGCTGACGCCGTTGCTGGACCAACTTTCGGTGACGGGTTCGACGATGAACGGTCTTCCCGAACTGTCGATCTCGCCCCGGTCGGAGACGAGTCACTAGAGTCGTTCGTTCACAGCCTGCAACGCACGGTGGGACATTTAGCCCCTCGCCGACGTACCGTGGGCCATGTACTCGGTCTCCGTCTCCCGATCCATTATCGCTCAACATTACCTGACGGTGCCCGACCCGGGCTCCGAGGGTGACCGCCACTCCCATCAGTTTACCGTCGAGGCGACCCTCCGCGGTCCGGAGGTAAACGAGTACGAGTACCTCGTCGACATCGACGACCTCGTCGACGCGATGGATACGGTGGCCGCGTTCTACGGCGACCGCACGCTCAACGATCTCCCCGCGTTCGCGGGATCGAACCCGAGCGCGGAACGATTCGCTCGCGTCTTCGGCGATCGGCTGCTCGAGCGACTCGAGACCGACACCGTCACCGAACTCCGGGTCGAGATCGAAGAGGACGACGTGGCCCGCGTGGCCCACGAGCGCTCGCTCTGACGATGGAGATCGGACTGGTCGTCGAAGGGGACCTCGAGCAAACGTCGGGCGGCTACCGCTACGATCGGAAACTCGTCG
Above is a window of Natronorubrum tibetense GA33 DNA encoding:
- a CDS encoding 6-pyruvoyl trahydropterin synthase family protein, with the protein product MYSVSVSRSIIAQHYLTVPDPGSEGDRHSHQFTVEATLRGPEVNEYEYLVDIDDLVDAMDTVAAFYGDRTLNDLPAFAGSNPSAERFARVFGDRLLERLETDTVTELRVEIEEDDVARVAHERSL